The following DNA comes from Halobacillus litoralis.
GCAATTCCAAAGTTTCGTCATCGACAGTGCCAACCGGATAAGTCCAAGCCGAATCACCATGATAACCTTTATATTTAGCACCAATATCGATACTAATGATATCTCCTTCGTTCAATACCCTGTCTCCAGGGAGTCCATGAACGAGTTCTTCATTGACAGATGCACAAATACTACCACGGAATCCATTATAACCTTTAAAAGAAGGGATTGCATCCATACTGCGTATGAATTCATCAGCAATCTTATCCAATTTTCCAGTTGTTATACCTGGTTGGATGTTTTCTTTCATTTTTTGGTGCGTTAAGGCAACGATTCTGCCTGCTTCACGCATAATATCTAATTCCCGTGATGTTTTACAAATAATCATTTAGCTAGATCTCCCAGCTTTTGATCAATGTCCTGAAAAACCTCGTCGATATCCTTGTCACCTTCAAATGATACCAAGTAGCCTTTTTCGCGATAGAAATCAAGAAGTGGCTGCGTTTGTTCAACATTAACCTCAAGGCGTTTTTTAACCGTATCCGGCTGATCGTCCTCACGTTGAATCAACTCGGAGCCATCATGATCGCATTTCCCGTCTACTTTAGGCGGGTTGAATACGACATGATACGTAGCACCGCATGTCGGGCAGATGCGTCGTCCAGTCAGACGCTCGATGAGTTGGTCCTTAGGAACATCGATATGAAGGACATAATCTAAGGACTCTTCCATATCTGACATTAGATT
Coding sequences within:
- a CDS encoding adenylate kinase, which produces MNLILMGLPGAGKGTQAEKIVEKYDIPHISTGDMFRLAIKEGTALGKEAKSFMDKGELVPDEVTIGIVRERLSKPDSQKGFLLDGFPRTIAQADALENLMSDMEESLDYVLHIDVPKDQLIERLTGRRICPTCGATYHVVFNPPKVDGKCDHDGSELIQREDDQPDTVKKRLEVNVEQTQPLLDFYREKGYLVSFEGDKDIDEVFQDIDQKLGDLAK